A window of Marinobacter salarius contains these coding sequences:
- a CDS encoding TIGR04219 family outer membrane beta-barrel protein, which produces MRKLIFAIGGSLFIAAPVAIADVVGVGASVSYWDSDLSGKAGKNNDVVDVENDLDLESDTNANLSAYLEHPVPVLPNVRLNYTRIEQSGRGELSTGFDSVPGAAEVDSDLDLNQFDVTLYYEVLDNWANLDLGVTARNLDGELIVREQATNGQVSKTEVDGVIPMGYLAARFDLPFTGVSVGGEANLISFDGDSIYDYNAYGQYELSLLQLRAGYRQISIDYEDSDDRLDIDLGGPFVSAGLTF; this is translated from the coding sequence ATGCGTAAACTGATTTTTGCCATCGGCGGCTCATTGTTCATCGCTGCCCCAGTCGCGATCGCTGATGTGGTCGGGGTGGGTGCCAGTGTCAGTTATTGGGATTCTGACCTCTCGGGTAAAGCCGGCAAAAACAACGACGTGGTCGACGTCGAAAACGACCTCGACCTGGAAAGCGACACCAATGCCAACCTTAGTGCCTACCTGGAGCATCCAGTTCCGGTACTGCCGAATGTTCGGTTGAACTACACTCGTATCGAGCAGAGTGGACGAGGGGAGCTGTCTACCGGGTTTGATTCTGTTCCAGGCGCCGCGGAAGTGGATTCCGATCTGGACCTGAACCAGTTCGACGTCACCCTGTATTACGAAGTGCTCGACAACTGGGCCAATCTGGATCTGGGCGTGACCGCCCGCAACCTGGACGGCGAGCTGATTGTCCGTGAGCAGGCCACCAATGGCCAGGTCAGTAAGACTGAGGTCGACGGCGTGATTCCGATGGGTTACCTGGCTGCCCGCTTTGATCTTCCCTTTACCGGTGTTTCCGTCGGTGGCGAGGCGAACCTCATCAGCTTCGACGGCGATTCCATCTATGACTACAACGCCTACGGTCAATATGAACTGTCGTTGTTGCAACTCCGCGCCGGCTATCGTCAGATCAGCATTGATTACGAAGACAGCGATGACCGCCTGGACATCGACCTCGGTGGCCCGTTTGTGAGTGCCGGGCTGACGTTCTGA
- the nadA gene encoding quinolinate synthase NadA, whose protein sequence is MTRVEDRILVQEHLAHQAEPKTLSDDEKANLESRIRAALKAQDAVLVAHYYTDPDIQRLAEETGGCVADSLEMARFGNKHKASTVVVAGVRFMGETAKILNPEKRVLMPTLEATCSLDIGCPADEFSAFCDQHPDRTVVVYANTSAAVKARADWVVTSSCAQAIVESLDARGEKILWAPDKHLGYYVQKTTGADVLLWDGSCIVHEEFKYRGLEDLKALYPDAAVLVHPESPNAVVEMADVVGSTSQLIHAVQTLPNEQFIVATDNGIFYKMQQLAPNKTLIEAPTAGNGATCRSCAHCPWMAMNGLENLLSVIENGDQEVHVDPSLREDALRPLQRMLDFTAEMNLKAAGNA, encoded by the coding sequence ATGACGCGAGTTGAAGACCGTATTCTCGTTCAGGAACATCTGGCACACCAGGCGGAGCCAAAGACCCTGAGCGACGACGAAAAAGCCAACCTTGAGTCCCGTATTCGTGCAGCGCTGAAAGCGCAGGATGCGGTGCTCGTGGCTCATTACTACACCGATCCCGACATTCAGCGCCTGGCCGAGGAAACCGGCGGCTGTGTTGCCGATTCTCTGGAAATGGCCCGGTTTGGCAACAAGCACAAAGCGTCGACTGTAGTCGTGGCGGGTGTCCGTTTCATGGGTGAAACCGCCAAGATTCTGAACCCGGAAAAGCGGGTGCTGATGCCCACGCTGGAGGCGACTTGCTCACTGGACATTGGCTGCCCTGCGGATGAATTTTCAGCCTTTTGCGACCAGCATCCCGATCGTACCGTGGTGGTCTATGCCAATACCTCTGCAGCGGTGAAAGCAAGGGCGGACTGGGTGGTTACCTCCAGTTGTGCCCAGGCCATTGTGGAGTCGCTGGATGCCCGTGGTGAAAAAATACTCTGGGCTCCGGATAAGCATTTGGGCTACTACGTGCAGAAAACCACCGGTGCGGATGTGTTGCTCTGGGATGGTTCATGCATCGTACATGAAGAGTTCAAGTACCGGGGGCTGGAAGACCTGAAAGCGCTGTATCCAGACGCAGCGGTTCTGGTGCATCCCGAATCGCCCAATGCTGTGGTCGAGATGGCCGATGTTGTCGGTTCGACTTCTCAGCTGATTCATGCGGTCCAGACGCTGCCCAACGAACAATTCATCGTTGCCACTGACAACGGCATTTTCTACAAGATGCAGCAGTTGGCCCCCAACAAGACCCTGATCGAGGCGCCTACTGCCGGAAACGGCGCCACTTGTCGTAGCTGCGCTCATTGCCCGTGGATGGCGATGAACGGCCTCGAGAACCTGCTGTCGGTGATTGAGAACGGCGATCAGGAGGTTCACGTGGATCCGTCATTGCGGGAGGATGCGTTGAGACCGCTTCAGCGAATGCTGGATTTCACCGCCGAGATGAACCTGAAGGCTGCCGGCAACGCCTGA
- the purC gene encoding phosphoribosylaminoimidazolesuccinocarboxamide synthase yields MEKREELYAGKAKSVYRTDDPDRFVMVFRDDTSAFDGEKKEQLNRKGMVNNRFNAFIMEKLEAAGIPTHFEGLLSGTESLVKKLDMIPVECVVRNISAGSLCRRLGVEEGLTLNPPTFELFLKNDAMHDPMVNESLAVSFGWAKADELARMKELTYQVNDVLKALFEEAGMLLVDYKLEFGRSGGQIVLGDEFSPDGCRIWDRESRKKMDKDRFRQGLGDVIETYEEVGRRLGIRFD; encoded by the coding sequence ATGGAAAAGCGTGAAGAGCTTTACGCGGGCAAGGCCAAATCCGTATACCGTACCGACGACCCCGACCGGTTTGTGATGGTATTTCGCGACGATACGTCGGCGTTTGACGGCGAGAAGAAAGAGCAGCTTAACCGCAAGGGCATGGTGAACAATCGCTTCAATGCGTTCATCATGGAGAAGTTGGAAGCAGCCGGCATTCCCACACACTTTGAAGGCCTGCTTTCGGGCACGGAATCACTGGTCAAGAAGCTGGACATGATCCCTGTGGAATGCGTGGTTCGTAACATCTCGGCGGGCAGTCTGTGCCGTCGTCTGGGTGTCGAGGAAGGGCTGACGCTGAACCCTCCCACCTTTGAATTGTTCCTGAAGAACGACGCCATGCATGACCCCATGGTCAATGAGTCTCTGGCGGTCAGTTTTGGATGGGCGAAAGCCGACGAACTTGCCAGAATGAAAGAACTGACCTATCAGGTGAATGACGTACTGAAGGCGCTGTTTGAGGAAGCCGGCATGCTGCTGGTGGACTACAAGCTGGAATTTGGCCGCTCGGGTGGCCAGATTGTCCTGGGTGACGAATTCAGCCCCGACGGCTGCCGTATCTGGGACAGGGAAAGCCGAAAAAAGATGGATAAGGACCGTTTTCGTCAGGGACTGGGCGATGTGATTGAGACCTACGAAGAAGTTGGTCGTCGTCTCGGTATTCGTTTCGACTGA
- the pal gene encoding peptidoglycan-associated lipoprotein Pal produces MNVSAHHKLFAMVMSLGLIAGCSSTGETTEDGAYGSDVSAVDQEGGSTVYGGDDDGGVSSSEMSEEQRREAEARAARAEEAAMREITTFYFDFDTSEIKTEARDVLVAHARFLQANPGQNVRIEGHADERGTKEYNLALGERRANAIERFLIVNGASRGQTETISYGEEKPAVMSSGESAWAQNRRVELVFQ; encoded by the coding sequence ATGAACGTATCAGCTCACCACAAATTATTCGCCATGGTAATGTCTCTTGGTCTGATCGCGGGTTGCAGCAGCACCGGTGAGACCACTGAAGACGGTGCGTACGGTTCCGATGTCTCTGCTGTCGACCAGGAAGGTGGTAGCACTGTTTATGGCGGCGATGACGACGGCGGTGTGTCTTCGTCCGAGATGAGCGAAGAGCAGCGTCGTGAGGCGGAAGCTCGTGCTGCGCGGGCGGAAGAAGCCGCCATGCGCGAAATCACCACTTTCTACTTTGATTTCGATACCTCCGAAATCAAAACCGAAGCCCGCGATGTGCTGGTGGCCCACGCCCGGTTCCTGCAAGCCAATCCGGGTCAGAATGTCCGTATTGAAGGACATGCCGATGAGCGTGGTACCAAAGAATACAACCTTGCACTGGGTGAGCGTCGTGCCAACGCTATCGAGCGTTTTCTGATCGTAAACGGCGCTTCCCGTGGCCAGACGGAAACCATCAGCTATGGTGAAGAGAAGCCAGCCGTGATGAGTTCCGGTGAGAGCGCGTGGGCCCAGAACCGTCGCGTTGAACTTGTTTTCCAGTAA
- a CDS encoding sulfurtransferase TusA family protein, giving the protein MADRTLDASGLRCPMPLLKTKLELNSMSPGQELEVIATDAGSARDIPAFLELSAHQLVRTSEQNGCFTFVIKCGD; this is encoded by the coding sequence ATGGCTGACCGAACACTGGATGCATCGGGCCTGCGCTGTCCGATGCCGCTATTGAAAACAAAGCTTGAACTCAACAGCATGTCTCCCGGCCAGGAACTTGAAGTTATCGCCACAGACGCCGGTTCTGCAAGGGATATTCCCGCGTTCCTCGAGCTTTCGGCCCATCAGTTGGTCCGTACATCGGAACAGAATGGCTGTTTCACCTTTGTGATAAAGTGCGGCGATTAA
- the bamC gene encoding outer membrane protein assembly factor BamC, whose amino-acid sequence MAFRFRTEIKKTEKCIRPLAGLMFVMALSGCSLIEDRSERYVNAPEGTPLKLPETADEGEFGQIMPIREATAADSGRMYRGSIPTPPDMTSDILDENYLVEELDGQIWLLVNDVPGRLWPAVTSYMNENGLGVAYDSPQLGLMQSELVNFSKQARGLLGLPDNPDGPEAKVVVQARVAPGVRRKTTEVQFRSFEVADDPNELMAWSGGDIRSREQLDTSRKLLDDLAQYLRNREDSKSYSRAALGMASEPLVRLVSDDETPREIVMSLDYGRAWAEVRRAVDDAGIPVIDLNREDGYFFVDFRPESEREPGWFSWFSDAPKPVHSFDIRLEERDGDIIVSTAIAESYDGENRSPELLSELFEYLY is encoded by the coding sequence ATGGCGTTTAGGTTCAGGACAGAAATCAAAAAAACCGAAAAATGCATCAGGCCCCTGGCGGGCCTGATGTTTGTTATGGCCCTATCAGGCTGTAGCCTTATCGAAGACCGCTCAGAGCGCTATGTCAATGCGCCGGAAGGCACACCTCTGAAACTGCCGGAAACGGCGGATGAAGGTGAGTTTGGTCAGATCATGCCGATACGCGAAGCGACCGCTGCCGACTCGGGTCGCATGTATCGGGGAAGTATACCCACGCCGCCGGATATGACCTCCGATATCCTTGACGAAAATTATCTGGTTGAGGAACTGGATGGACAGATATGGCTGCTGGTGAATGATGTTCCCGGTCGCCTCTGGCCGGCGGTCACCTCCTACATGAATGAGAACGGCCTTGGTGTGGCGTATGACAGTCCCCAGCTTGGCCTGATGCAGAGTGAGCTGGTTAACTTCAGCAAGCAGGCGAGGGGCTTGTTGGGGTTGCCGGACAACCCTGATGGGCCAGAGGCAAAAGTGGTTGTTCAGGCCCGTGTCGCTCCTGGTGTGCGCCGCAAGACCACAGAGGTTCAATTCCGTTCTTTCGAAGTTGCCGATGACCCCAACGAACTGATGGCATGGAGCGGCGGGGACATCCGCAGCCGTGAGCAACTCGACACGAGTCGGAAGCTGCTCGACGACCTGGCCCAGTATTTACGCAATCGGGAAGACAGCAAGTCATACTCTCGTGCGGCCTTGGGCATGGCCAGCGAACCATTGGTCAGGCTGGTATCGGACGATGAAACACCCCGGGAAATTGTGATGAGCCTGGATTACGGCCGAGCCTGGGCGGAAGTGCGGCGAGCGGTGGATGACGCAGGCATACCAGTGATCGACCTGAACCGTGAAGACGGCTATTTCTTTGTGGATTTCCGGCCGGAATCCGAGCGCGAGCCAGGGTGGTTTAGCTGGTTCTCCGACGCCCCGAAACCGGTCCATTCGTTTGATATACGGCTCGAGGAACGCGACGGCGACATTATCGTTTCCACCGCCATCGCCGAGAGTTACGATGGTGAGAATCGCTCGCCCGAGCTGCTTTCAGAACTGTTCGAATACCTTTACTAA
- the tolB gene encoding Tol-Pal system beta propeller repeat protein TolB translates to MTNRTKTGTTRTGMAAAWFLMLVVMTAGNPANAELLIRITEGADSAIPVAVVPFSETGQIPSGDKVSNIVRDDLTMSGEFKPLPPEKMLSLPSKGDEVYFRDWRLLGQRYVLVGQLTRTGDKIEAQYELYDVNREERILGATASSSVNSTRSLAHHISDKVYEAITGVPGAFSTKLAYVTLQRSGGNALYRLQVSDVDGKRAKVRLESDEPILSPAWSPDGKRLAYVSFETGKPAIYIHELSSGNRTRIADFRGLNSAPAWGPDGRSLLMTLSKDGNAEVYKMDIQSRSLKRLTNHWSIDTEPTWDHTGKGFYFTSDRSGGPQIYHKSSEDAEPRRITFGSRYNARPRPDNDGKYVYYVHQRDQAFHIARTNLQTEEETILTRTGSDESPSVSPNGRMLIYATKQGGDSVLTVIAADGGAAYSLPASEGDVREPAWSPIVK, encoded by the coding sequence ATGACGAACCGGACCAAAACAGGCACAACCCGTACTGGCATGGCCGCGGCGTGGTTCCTAATGCTGGTAGTGATGACAGCAGGTAACCCGGCAAACGCTGAACTGTTGATACGAATCACCGAGGGTGCGGATTCGGCCATCCCGGTCGCCGTGGTTCCATTTTCCGAAACGGGTCAAATCCCATCTGGCGACAAGGTCAGCAATATCGTCCGTGACGATCTCACCATGAGCGGTGAATTCAAGCCACTGCCACCGGAGAAAATGCTCAGTCTGCCGTCAAAGGGCGACGAGGTTTATTTCCGTGACTGGAGACTTCTGGGGCAGCGTTACGTTCTGGTGGGGCAGTTGACACGTACCGGCGACAAAATTGAAGCCCAGTACGAATTATACGACGTGAACCGGGAGGAGCGGATCCTCGGGGCAACGGCGTCCTCATCGGTGAACAGCACACGGAGTCTCGCCCACCACATTAGTGACAAGGTCTATGAGGCTATTACTGGTGTGCCGGGCGCATTTTCTACCAAGCTGGCCTACGTCACGCTTCAGCGATCCGGTGGCAACGCCCTGTATCGGCTGCAGGTCAGTGACGTGGATGGCAAAAGGGCCAAGGTCAGGCTCGAAAGCGACGAACCGATCTTGTCGCCTGCCTGGTCGCCGGATGGCAAGAGACTTGCCTATGTGTCGTTTGAAACTGGCAAGCCCGCGATTTACATCCATGAGCTTTCATCGGGCAACCGCACGCGGATCGCGGACTTCCGGGGTTTGAACTCAGCGCCCGCGTGGGGTCCGGATGGTCGATCGTTGCTTATGACCCTGTCAAAGGATGGCAATGCCGAAGTCTACAAGATGGATATTCAGAGTCGTTCGCTCAAACGGCTGACCAATCACTGGTCTATTGATACTGAGCCTACCTGGGATCATACGGGTAAAGGTTTCTACTTTACGTCTGATCGTTCCGGTGGGCCGCAGATATACCACAAGTCCAGCGAGGATGCGGAGCCTCGCAGGATTACCTTTGGTAGCCGATACAACGCCCGCCCGCGGCCAGACAATGACGGCAAGTACGTTTATTATGTGCATCAGAGAGACCAGGCGTTTCACATAGCGCGGACGAACTTGCAGACGGAGGAAGAAACGATTCTCACCAGGACCGGGTCCGATGAATCGCCCAGTGTTTCGCCTAATGGCCGGATGCTGATCTATGCAACGAAGCAGGGCGGCGACAGTGTACTAACTGTAATTGCCGCCGATGGCGGAGCGGCCTATAGTCTGCCGGCCTCGGAGGGTGATGTGCGTGAACCGGCATGGTCACCGATCGTCAAGTAA
- a CDS encoding M48 family metalloprotease — MTVKNRRRIHRPGILAPALALAFSLTVGHASAQSSDSTLPSIGGAGGGLISERQESDIGRQVMTSIRRSAPQITDALVQDYLNSVIYRLVPSAPLSSSDLTLAIIDSPDINAFAVPGNVVGVNGGLFLNAESEQQFASVLAHELAHLSQRHFARRLEQQETSAPLTIAGMIAGIILSAVTQSDVGIAAIAGTQALAVQNMLAYSRAHEQEADRVGMDILASSGMDPRGMPEMFEIMMRQNRLQGNRVPEYLSTHPLTQNRVSDTRNRAEQYPRRDVADAQEYHLVRSRLQVRYAKSADIAVETFKDYLNRSDTEKPDAIRYGLAVAWLRDGNQSEAIAELERLLEGTPGRITYQVTLAEALIEQDKLNEARSLLSEALSRNPGNYPITDMLALLETAAGNGERAAEHLHRLTRELPKKEHLWLRLAEAEGLARNIVGVHRARAEYDILMGDLEAAQRQLRQAQEKLPAGAPLRQIVTERLSQVSERLNQRRS; from the coding sequence ATGACTGTTAAAAACCGCCGCCGAATTCACCGCCCAGGCATCCTGGCACCCGCCCTTGCCCTGGCGTTCTCACTGACGGTCGGCCACGCCTCGGCACAGTCGTCGGATAGCACCTTGCCATCCATTGGTGGCGCCGGTGGCGGGCTGATCTCGGAGCGCCAGGAATCGGATATCGGGCGCCAGGTAATGACGTCCATCCGGCGATCCGCTCCCCAGATCACCGACGCCCTGGTTCAGGACTACCTGAATTCGGTCATTTATCGCCTGGTGCCCTCCGCCCCCCTGAGTAGCAGCGACCTTACGCTGGCGATCATCGACAGCCCCGACATCAATGCCTTTGCAGTCCCCGGCAATGTCGTCGGCGTTAATGGCGGCCTCTTCCTGAATGCCGAGAGTGAGCAGCAGTTTGCCTCGGTTCTGGCCCACGAACTGGCGCACCTGAGCCAGCGCCATTTCGCCAGGCGTCTGGAGCAACAGGAAACCAGCGCCCCGTTGACCATTGCCGGCATGATCGCCGGCATCATCCTCTCAGCGGTTACCCAGTCAGATGTCGGTATTGCCGCCATCGCAGGCACCCAGGCATTGGCGGTGCAGAATATGCTGGCTTATAGCCGGGCTCATGAACAGGAAGCTGACCGGGTTGGTATGGACATACTGGCCAGCTCCGGCATGGACCCGAGAGGGATGCCGGAAATGTTCGAAATCATGATGCGACAGAACCGCCTGCAGGGAAACCGGGTTCCGGAGTACCTGTCCACCCACCCACTGACGCAGAATCGTGTATCCGACACCCGCAACCGCGCCGAGCAATACCCTCGCAGGGATGTGGCCGATGCCCAGGAATACCATCTGGTTCGATCCCGGCTGCAGGTTCGCTACGCCAAGTCCGCGGACATCGCTGTAGAAACCTTCAAGGACTACCTGAACCGTTCGGATACCGAAAAGCCGGATGCTATTCGCTACGGCCTGGCGGTCGCATGGCTGCGAGATGGAAACCAGAGCGAGGCGATTGCTGAGCTTGAAAGGCTGCTAGAGGGAACACCGGGACGCATCACCTATCAGGTTACACTCGCGGAGGCGCTGATTGAGCAGGACAAGCTCAACGAAGCTCGCAGCCTGCTTTCCGAAGCCCTTTCAAGGAACCCTGGCAACTACCCGATTACCGACATGCTCGCTCTCCTGGAGACTGCGGCGGGTAACGGCGAACGTGCTGCCGAACACCTCCACAGACTGACGCGGGAACTGCCGAAGAAAGAGCATCTCTGGCTGAGGCTGGCAGAAGCCGAAGGGTTGGCACGCAACATCGTTGGGGTGCACCGGGCAAGGGCTGAATACGATATCCTGATGGGCGACCTTGAGGCGGCCCAGCGCCAATTGCGCCAGGCCCAGGAGAAGCTCCCCGCTGGAGCGCCGTTGCGCCAAATCGTGACCGAACGATTGTCGCAGGTGTCAGAGCGGCTGAATCAACGCCGCAGCTGA
- a CDS encoding peroxiredoxin, with product MSAPELNRPVDDFEAPATGDQTIRLSDLKGKNVVIYFYPKDNTPGCTTEGQDFRDRHDQFEALDTVILGVSRDGLKAHDNFREKQAFPFHLISDKDEALCQQFDVIKLKKLYGKEYMGIDRSTFLIDKNGVLRKEWRSVKVPGHVDEVLEAVRSL from the coding sequence ATGTCAGCACCCGAACTGAACCGTCCTGTTGATGATTTTGAGGCCCCGGCTACCGGAGATCAAACCATTCGTTTATCGGACCTGAAAGGCAAGAATGTGGTGATCTATTTCTACCCCAAGGACAACACCCCTGGATGCACCACTGAAGGTCAGGATTTCCGCGATCGGCACGACCAGTTTGAAGCACTCGATACGGTTATTCTCGGAGTATCACGTGACGGCCTGAAAGCCCACGACAACTTCCGCGAAAAACAGGCATTTCCCTTCCACCTGATCTCCGACAAGGACGAAGCCCTCTGCCAACAATTCGATGTCATCAAGCTGAAAAAGCTTTACGGCAAGGAATATATGGGCATTGACCGCAGCACCTTCCTGATCGACAAGAACGGTGTTCTTCGCAAGGAGTGGCGAAGCGTGAAAGTACCGGGCCACGTTGATGAAGTGCTGGAAGCCGTCAGGAGTCTTTAG
- the ybgF gene encoding tol-pal system protein YbgF, translated as MRHLLMATVMLPLALGQAGGTLAQSVSPAFQDNASEAERKAGNSQANAELFYMIQQLQGEVRRLQGRVEEQRNLIDRLTKQSRDRYIDLDQRILKLSEKVSEAPATSSEGTADSAETAENSGVKTRIYRQPSDKERTDYQKIQTLIHQEKNYDQAINGLYDFIDEYEEGDLTVNAYYWLGEVYLVEEQLEQARQAFTIVATRYGDHRKAPDAVYKLGVTLDRLGDKEQARGRMQTVIRDYPNTSAAELAQKYLDSNNG; from the coding sequence ATGAGACATCTGCTCATGGCGACAGTGATGCTCCCGCTTGCCCTAGGGCAAGCGGGCGGCACGCTGGCGCAATCCGTTTCTCCAGCGTTCCAGGACAATGCCTCTGAGGCTGAACGCAAGGCTGGCAACAGTCAGGCCAATGCGGAACTGTTCTACATGATTCAGCAACTGCAGGGCGAGGTTCGTCGATTGCAGGGGCGGGTGGAAGAACAGCGTAACCTCATTGATCGGCTCACCAAGCAGTCTCGGGATCGCTACATCGACCTTGACCAGCGAATTCTCAAACTCTCTGAAAAGGTCTCGGAAGCACCTGCGACGAGTTCAGAGGGTACGGCTGATTCCGCTGAAACAGCTGAAAATTCTGGGGTGAAAACCAGAATCTACCGGCAGCCTTCCGATAAAGAACGGACGGATTACCAGAAAATCCAGACCCTGATTCATCAGGAAAAGAACTACGACCAGGCCATCAATGGGTTGTACGACTTCATTGATGAGTATGAGGAAGGAGACCTGACGGTCAACGCCTATTATTGGCTGGGCGAGGTGTACCTCGTTGAGGAACAGCTTGAGCAGGCACGGCAGGCGTTCACCATCGTCGCAACCCGTTACGGGGATCACCGCAAGGCTCCGGATGCTGTTTACAAGCTTGGCGTGACCCTGGACCGGCTCGGCGATAAGGAGCAGGCTCGCGGGCGTATGCAAACCGTGATCCGTGACTATCCGAATACCAGTGCCGCTGAGTTGGCGCAGAAGTACCTCGACTCCAATAACGGCTGA
- a CDS encoding AI-2E family transporter: MIRILRGLAHKYFSDEEAVILFLLILAGVIFIIFFGSMLAPAIAAVIVAFILQGLVTKLNRLGIPEIVSIIGVFFVFLGLLIGVLFGLLPLIWTQVTGLAGEAPRIFREMQSYLEVLPEQYPTLISMEGINTIYNQVTTEAGRMTQWLVSFSLESIPDLVALLIYMVLLPILVFFFLKDRQVLLGAIARMLPSQRPMMVRIWHEVNLQCANYVRGKAVEILIVGGITYVAFKVLGMPYAALLSLMVGLSVVIPYIGAAVVTIPVAMIALFAFGWGSQFIWVMVVYGVIQALDGNVLVPILFSEVNNLHPVAIIVAVLFFGGIWGLWGVFFAIPLATMLKAIFSAWPVKYGQAETLPKES; encoded by the coding sequence ATGATCAGAATTTTACGTGGTCTTGCCCACAAATACTTTTCAGATGAAGAAGCCGTCATTCTTTTCCTGCTGATACTCGCAGGCGTCATCTTCATCATTTTTTTCGGTTCCATGCTGGCGCCTGCTATTGCTGCGGTCATTGTTGCCTTTATTCTCCAGGGACTGGTCACCAAGCTTAATCGGCTCGGCATTCCGGAAATTGTATCCATCATAGGCGTGTTCTTCGTCTTCCTGGGGCTGTTAATTGGCGTTCTGTTCGGGCTGTTGCCTCTAATCTGGACCCAGGTGACCGGGTTGGCGGGCGAAGCTCCTCGTATTTTCAGAGAGATGCAGTCCTATCTTGAAGTGCTTCCTGAGCAGTATCCAACGCTGATATCCATGGAAGGCATCAACACCATCTATAACCAGGTGACCACCGAAGCCGGTCGCATGACCCAATGGCTGGTGTCGTTTTCACTGGAAAGCATTCCGGATCTGGTAGCGCTGCTCATCTACATGGTGTTACTGCCAATTCTCGTATTCTTCTTTCTCAAGGACCGCCAGGTGCTGCTGGGTGCCATCGCTCGCATGCTGCCGTCCCAGCGTCCGATGATGGTCCGAATATGGCACGAAGTGAATCTTCAGTGTGCCAACTACGTGCGGGGCAAGGCGGTCGAGATACTGATCGTTGGAGGTATCACCTACGTCGCCTTCAAAGTTCTGGGTATGCCTTATGCGGCCCTGCTGTCACTGATGGTGGGTCTGAGCGTGGTGATTCCCTATATCGGTGCAGCGGTGGTCACCATTCCGGTTGCTATGATCGCCCTGTTTGCCTTCGGGTGGGGCAGTCAGTTTATCTGGGTCATGGTGGTATACGGTGTGATCCAGGCGCTGGATGGAAACGTTCTGGTCCCCATCCTGTTCTCGGAAGTGAATAACCTGCACCCCGTTGCCATTATCGTGGCTGTGTTGTTCTTTGGTGGCATCTGGGGGTTGTGGGGGGTGTTCTTTGCTATTCCGCTGGCGACCATGCTCAAGGCGATCTTCTCGGCATGGCCGGTCAAGTACGGGCAGGCAGAGACGTTGCCAAAGGAGTCCTAA
- the dapA gene encoding 4-hydroxy-tetrahydrodipicolinate synthase, with product MITGSLVALVTPMHSDGSVHWEHLDKLVDFHLDNGTHGIVAVGTTGESATLDPEEHMRVVGHIIKRVNGRIPVIAGTGGNSTREAIELTEEAHKLGADACLLVVPYYNKPTQEGLYQHFKTIAEAVPVDQILYNVPGRTACDMLNETVERLADIPNIIGIKDATGNIPRGAELVEAVKGRLVVYSGDDATAAGLMLAGAKGNVSVTANVAPKGMAALCEAAIAGNEKETERLNELLMPLNRKLFLEANPIPVKWALFHMGMIGEGIRLPLTPLSDRFHEEVEDALKASGVL from the coding sequence ATGATTACGGGGAGCCTTGTCGCACTGGTCACGCCCATGCATTCCGATGGCAGCGTTCATTGGGAGCACCTTGATAAGCTGGTGGACTTTCATCTCGACAACGGAACGCATGGTATCGTGGCCGTTGGAACGACGGGTGAATCCGCCACGTTGGACCCGGAAGAGCACATGCGGGTGGTGGGGCATATCATAAAACGCGTCAATGGCCGCATCCCTGTGATTGCCGGTACGGGCGGCAACAGCACCCGCGAAGCCATAGAGCTGACCGAAGAAGCGCACAAGCTGGGTGCCGATGCCTGCCTGCTTGTAGTTCCGTACTACAACAAACCGACCCAGGAAGGCCTGTATCAGCACTTCAAGACCATAGCCGAGGCTGTCCCGGTCGATCAGATTCTCTACAACGTTCCCGGCCGAACGGCGTGCGACATGTTGAACGAGACCGTAGAGCGCCTGGCGGATATTCCGAACATCATCGGTATCAAGGATGCAACCGGCAATATTCCCCGTGGTGCAGAGCTGGTTGAAGCCGTTAAAGGCCGCCTGGTGGTCTACTCTGGTGACGACGCGACAGCCGCCGGACTGATGCTTGCCGGTGCCAAGGGCAACGTCTCCGTTACCGCCAATGTGGCTCCCAAGGGCATGGCTGCGCTGTGCGAAGCCGCCATCGCCGGCAATGAAAAGGAAACCGAGCGGCTAAATGAGTTACTCATGCCTCTGAACCGCAAACTGTTCCTCGAGGCAAACCCCATCCCGGTCAAATGGGCCCTCTTTCATATGGGCATGATCGGGGAGGGCATCCGCCTTCCGCTCACCCCCCTGAGTGACAGGTTCCACGAAGAAGTGGAAGACGCACTGAAAGCCTCTGGCGTACTCTGA